The segment TACAATGAATTTACGACCTTTCCTCTTTGGGCTATACTATAATCCATTTTAATTGAGGATTGAATTATAAACATGATTATGAAACATAGTTGTGGGTTACAAACACTATAATTCTTATAATTGACCTGAGAATGAGATGAATGTTGATATTGATAGTGGGTTGAGGAGCCAACACTGCTGATCACTCGGTTTGAGTATGCAAACATGTTTCACACAGTCACAGACTGGTACAGTGCGTACGTGTCTTCCAGAGTTACAGGCTTGCCAAACCGACCTCAATTGGTGTTCGTAGATGGTCACTGCATGGTATGCCTAAACTCTTGACTTTATTATAGTAATTTTTTTTCAAGATTCCTCATGTATGTATATGTTATTATTTTTCAGACGCAATTGGAAGAAACATGGAAAGCCGTGTTCTCAGGTGTAAGATATGCTAAAAACTTCAGTGGTCCGGTTTGCTTTCGTCATGCTATCCTGTCGCCTTTAGGTTATGAAACGGCCATGTTCAGGGGTCTGTCTGAAAATATCGATTGTTATGGGGCTGCTTCTGCCCATGATCTTTGGCATAACCCAGATGATAAGAAAACAGCCAGAATCACAGAATTTGGGGAGATGATAAGAGCTGCTTTTGCACTTCCTTTACACACTGCTCATAAACACAGCTCACGCATCCACAATGTTCTTTTTGTGAGGCGTGAGGATTATTTGGCTCATCCTCGCCATGCTGGCAAGGTTCAGTCTAGACTTAGTAACGAACAACAAGTGTTTGATGCCATAAAGAGTTGGTCCCTGCTGCTGAGTCATACAGAATGTAAAGTGAATGTTGTTAATGGGTTGTTTGGACATATGTCTATGAAAGAGCAAGTCAGGGCCATTCAAGATGCTTCTGTTATTGTGGGTGCTCATGGGGCTGGATTGACTCACATAGTCTCAGCAGCACCAGAAGCAGAAATACTGGAGTTGATTGCTACTGAGTTTAGGAGGCCTCATTTTGCACTCATTTCTCAATGGAGGGGCCTCAATTATCACCCTATTTTTCTCACCGGATCTCATGCTAACCCAACACTTGTTATTGACAAGCTCCGTGACATTTTCAAGACCTTAGGATGCTAATAATAAATAGAGTTTTATGGAATTTGTTATGATTTATGTCTTATGATGAGAGATAGCAATTAGCaactaggtttttttttttttttttttttttttttttttttttttttttttttttttttttatctttcataTGATTGAAATTTGTTGGGGATTGAAAGATGAAGAATCAGTTTGACAG is part of the Lactuca sativa cultivar Salinas chromosome 7, Lsat_Salinas_v11, whole genome shotgun sequence genome and harbors:
- the LOC111882303 gene encoding beta-1,2-xylosyltransferase; protein product: MKMNTKSLKLIIFLFILNSITLYLYFSSHPDYFRRRRTTQNIPNSIPQFHSPFPDRTHLVSLSNSNKPWPILPSYLPWSLTPNISFRSCEAYFGNGFTHRVDLLKPSPESNRKVGKDGRGWFRCFYSQTLRSSICEGGTMRMHPDKIKMSAGGEVLESVIGRGEEEELPEFEFGAFDLEVTGNSKNHGKKLATEGFLNEYLQKGEISRHTMRDLIDSIQLVGANEFECSEWVEEPTLLITRFEYANMFHTVTDWYSAYVSSRVTGLPNRPQLVFVDGHCMTQLEETWKAVFSGVRYAKNFSGPVCFRHAILSPLGYETAMFRGLSENIDCYGAASAHDLWHNPDDKKTARITEFGEMIRAAFALPLHTAHKHSSRIHNVLFVRREDYLAHPRHAGKVQSRLSNEQQVFDAIKSWSLLLSHTECKVNVVNGLFGHMSMKEQVRAIQDASVIVGAHGAGLTHIVSAAPEAEILELIATEFRRPHFALISQWRGLNYHPIFLTGSHANPTLVIDKLRDIFKTLGC